In Drosophila willistoni isolate 14030-0811.24 chromosome XR unlocalized genomic scaffold, UCI_dwil_1.1 Seg144, whole genome shotgun sequence, one DNA window encodes the following:
- the LOC6638579 gene encoding uncharacterized protein LOC6638579, with protein MDPRLTLNPNNRITSIEMHSRGTTNWNTDYASFYKDIEVNIALIQNSCDHLDKQLKLIGTPKDLAELRDRILIIYQKTNNRIRNTGENIEGLHTVFSTGDLQQKINVDKIKRNYFNVIKHYVSVQKRIVLAARQSDKLFWDTNKESNQQDGKETIARESFDSMSDQWQQKGDCLLLKRQEILRLMELEILDINEIIINLVSGLVNDHSWQLGK; from the coding sequence ATGGATCCCCGGCTGACCCTTAATCCTAATAATAGGATAACAAGTATTGAAATGCATTCTCGTGGAACAACTAACTGGAATACGGATTATGCATCCTTCTACAAAGATATAGAAGTTAATATTGCCTTAATTCAGAATAGTTGCGACCACTTGGATAagcaattgaaattaattggaACTCCAAAAGATTTGGCGGAATTGCGTGATCGTATTCTTATCATCTATCAGAAGACAAATAATCGTATTCGAAATACTGGAGAGAATATCGAGGGTCTTCACACAGTTTTTAGCACTGGTGATCTGCAGCAAAAGATCAATGTGgataaaatcaaaagaaacTATTTTAATGTGATCAAGCATTATGTTTCTGTGCAAAAACGTATTGTATTAGCGGCACGGCAAAGTGACAAACTATTTTGGGACACCAATAAGGAGTCGAATCAGCAGGATGGCAAGGAAACTATAGCTAGAGAGTCTTTCGACTCGATGTCTGACCAATGGCAGCAAAAAGGCGATTGTTTATTGCTGAAGCGTCAAGAAATTTTGCGTCTAATGGAATTGGAGATTCTTgatataaatgaaataataataaatttagtGAGCGGTTTGGTTAATGATCATAGTTGGCAATTGGGTAAGTAG
- the LOC6638580 gene encoding uncharacterized protein LOC6638580 produces MPQGKFKKAKLPASIQNKKKQQNKVAFTRRANAPIQAKKSKFNETQKIKSVISKSVNKSVESELRSRAHEGYIQLSKAQEAVAKHHATQAAAAASSSTSKPME; encoded by the exons ATGCCTCAGGGAAAATTCAAGAAGGCTAAACTTCCGGCCTccatacaaaacaaaaagaagcaGCAAAATAAAGTCGCCTTCACACGTCGAGCAA ATGCTCCGATCCAGGCGAAAAAATCAAAGTTCAACGAgacccagaaaatcaaatcagtCATCTCCAAATCGGTCAACAAGAGTGTGGAAAGTGAGCTACGTTCTCGGGCCCACGAGGGTTATATTCAACTAAGCAAGGCTCAGGAGGCAGTGGCCAAACATCATGCCACACaggcagcagctgctgcatCATCTAGTACAAGCAAACCTATGGAATAA